A part of Arachis hypogaea cultivar Tifrunner chromosome 12, arahy.Tifrunner.gnm2.J5K5, whole genome shotgun sequence genomic DNA contains:
- the LOC112730237 gene encoding uncharacterized protein yields the protein MEYCEYHKIYGHSTNDCYDLKNIIEKLARESRLERYLVERSDDQGKRKKKEEEDRSQRDQPTRTPDKHIHMIVGGFVGCGVTKSSCKRHLKGVYQVEEKDEVPELPIISFTKEDAQEITLGHDDPVVVTMILANTNLHRTLVDQGSSADILFTPALDKLELEENELRAYPDTLYGLGDTPIQPLGFIPLHTTFGKGMKSRTLSIDYIVVNVALAYNALIGRTTLNRLAIIVSTPHLCMKFPISKGITPIRGDQKLARRCNNENLNLCGCTKGKEINTIELRGVQTREKLRPQPD from the coding sequence AtggaatactgtgaatatcataaGATATatgggcattccaccaacgattGTTACGACttgaaaaatataatagaaaaacTGGCCAGAGAAAGTCGGTTAGAAAGGTACCTGGTAGAAAGATCTGACGATcaggggaaaagaaaaaaaaaagaagaggaagatagAAGTCAACGAGATCAGCCAACACGAACTCCTGACAAACACATCCACATGATAGTCGGAGGATTTGTGGGATGTGGAGTAACCAAGTCTTCCTGCAAAAGACATTTGAAAGGAGTTTATCAAGTTGAAGAAAAGGATGAAGTCCCCGAATTGCCTATTATTTCCTTCACAAAGGAAGATGCACAAGAAATAACACTAGGGCATGATGATCCCGTTGTAGTCACAATGATACTTGCCAATACAAATCTTCACAGGACtttggtagaccaaggaagctcggccgaCATCTTGTTTACGCCTGCCTTGGACAAGCTGGAATTGGAAGAAAATGAGTTAAGAGCATACCCTGACACTCTTTACGGGCTGGGAGACACACCCATCCAACCTCTTGGTTTCATTCCGTTGCACACCACTTTTGGTAAAGGAATGAAATCTCGAACTTTGAgtatagactacattgtagttAACGTAGCCTTAGCTTACAATGCCTTGATAGGTCGGACGACGTTGAACCGACTTGCTATAATCGTCTCTACTCCTCATCTTTGCATGAAATTTCCGATTTCAAAGGGAATAACCCCCATAAGAGGAGATCAAAAATTGGCAAGGAGGTGTAACAATGAAAACTTGAACCTGTGCGGATGTACAAAAGGAAAAGAGATCAATACTATTGAACTCAGAGGTGTCCAAACACGAGAAAAGTTGAGGCCACAACCTGATTGA
- the LOC112727699 gene encoding large ribosomal subunit protein uL13w codes for MVSGSGICASRVVVDARHHMLGRLASIVAKELLNGQKVVVVRCEEICISGGLVRQKMKYMRFLRKRMNTKPSHGPIHFRAPSKIFWRTVRGMIPHKTKRGEAALARLKVFEGIPPPYDKTKRMVIPDALKVLRLQKGHKFCLLGRLSSEVGWNYYDTITELEKKRKEKAHLLYERKKQLNKLRVKAEKVAEEKLGSQLDILSPVKY; via the exons ATGGTGTCGGGTTCAGGGATATGCGCATCACGGGTGGTGGTGGATGCAAGGCACCACATGCTTGGTCGTCTGGCATCAATAGTGGCGAAGGAGCTTCTGAACGGTCAGAAGGTTGTGGTGGTTAGGTGCGAGGAGATCTGCATTTCCGGTGGGCTCGTGAGACAGAAAATGAAGTACATGAGGTTCCTCCGTAAGAGGATGAACACTAAGCCCTCTCATGGTCCCATCCATTTCCGTGCTCCTTCCAAGATCTTCTGGCGCACCGTTCGAGG TATGATACCACACAAGACAAAGCGTGGGGAAGCTGCACTTGCTCGTTTGAAGGTTTTTGAGGGAATCCCTCCTCCCTATGACAAGACAAAGAGGATGGTCATCCCTGATGCTCTGAA GGTTCTGAGGCTTCAGAAGGGACACAAATTCTGCTTGCTTGGTAGATTGTCATCTGAGGTTGGATGGAACTACTACGATACCATCACT GAGctggagaagaagagaaaggagaAGGCACATTTGTTGTACGAGAGAAAGAAGCAGCTCAACAAATTGAGGGTGAAAGCTGAGAAGGTTGCTGAGGAGAAGCTTGGGTCCCAACTTGATATCCTTTCTCCAGTCAAGTACTGA